Proteins encoded within one genomic window of Kibdelosporangium phytohabitans:
- a CDS encoding AAA family ATPase, which translates to MADQPSWRVFTGDGTQRPDRRIPDPPPWRVLPGNETEDHEHVYLPYPRLVNAINLAICLRRPLLLTGPAGIGKSSVAEAIAHELVLGPVLRWNITSRSTLTEGLYRYDALGRLQHQQLTSQDAIEKFLRLGPLGTALMSGRRRVLLIDELDKSDIDLPGDLLNVLERGDAEIPELARREDQTIDIRAADSDDTFTVAKGRIVGRTFPIIVMTSNGEREFPPAFLRRCVRERVEIPTAKRLTAIVTAHLGPERAAKAEALIEAFATKIGPSDRPAALAIDQLLNTVLMMTRDDMDADSQVRKEIIDLLQRELRET; encoded by the coding sequence ATGGCTGACCAGCCCAGCTGGCGGGTGTTCACCGGCGACGGCACGCAACGGCCGGACCGGCGGATCCCCGACCCGCCGCCGTGGCGAGTCCTGCCAGGCAACGAAACCGAGGACCACGAGCACGTCTACCTGCCGTACCCGCGGCTGGTGAACGCGATCAACCTCGCGATCTGCCTGCGCAGGCCGTTGCTGCTGACCGGCCCGGCCGGCATCGGCAAGTCCAGCGTGGCCGAGGCGATCGCGCACGAACTGGTGCTGGGACCGGTGCTGCGCTGGAACATCACGTCACGCAGCACGCTGACCGAGGGGCTTTACCGCTACGACGCGCTGGGGCGGCTGCAACACCAGCAGCTCACCAGCCAGGACGCGATCGAGAAGTTCCTGCGCCTCGGACCGCTCGGCACCGCGCTGATGTCGGGGCGGCGACGGGTCCTGCTGATCGACGAGCTGGACAAGAGCGACATCGACCTGCCGGGCGACCTGCTCAACGTGCTGGAACGCGGCGACGCCGAGATCCCGGAACTGGCCAGGCGGGAGGACCAGACGATCGACATCCGCGCAGCCGACAGCGATGACACGTTCACCGTCGCCAAGGGCCGGATCGTCGGCCGGACGTTCCCGATCATCGTGATGACCAGCAACGGCGAACGGGAGTTCCCACCGGCGTTCCTGCGCCGCTGCGTCAGGGAACGGGTGGAGATCCCCACTGCGAAACGCCTCACCGCGATCGTCACCGCGCACCTCGGCCCGGAGCGGGCAGCCAAGGCCGAGGCGCTGATCGAGGCCTTCGCGACCAAGATCGGGCCGTCCGACCGGCCGGCGGCGCTGGCCATCGACCAGTTGCTGAACACGGTCCTGATGATGACCAGGGATGACATGGACGCCGACAGCCAGGTGCGCAAGGAGATCATCGACCTGCTGCAACGGGAGCTGCGGGAGACGTGA
- a CDS encoding ATP-binding protein has product MTAVGRLVRALVACDLGEDVDVDILRDALWMAVLVHDEESGKKAEPVAPPAKQAAPSPAVPQETRPPKPRDEPRRPVVDEAPDPTVDVYPAVAGVDTDVRTNAASSVPLPAPAALPDTLAFSRAWRPFRHATKPGRREVLDVDATIRATVEAMGQLQPVMRRTPEPLFRAHVLVDSGSSMTIWDKPLRGFVDAMRRTNVFSSVEYWELSTTDGLPTPVRAATGRRVLTPPWTQASSKDIVLVATEAREAHWRSAQWCRAVLSWGNHALLAFVNPLPPRWWSRTALPAHTVRVKADPGAATNLALSARAPRRMRSSTTGTPVPVLTLAATDVQAWCHTMVDAHPDGALGVLLTDDNASVRERPATGADAVAGFRRLGSPSAWRLAVLLSASDVHVLETMRLVQDNLAADSTIADLAQVLASGLLTEHRPGAFRFSPDAQRLLHAELLSYDAYRVARCLRDSFERELGANALRVLIEDPSGVEHLPDRLGVLGSASLSALRALGVPAVRPPQSRGRRVLYTFPFGEEAAKDTRRLANLLAPMGYEVLAAHPSRIAEIAAVMGARDIVILYVAGVDALPEYVATTAQSFGRNTRAHVLVIADVTTESTELDWDAAMRAAAYQGTNPNRWSMVTVGDPAEPGRRFVDAMQHVLADPGVGDTNEFLGLAEMTTRINAYFDGVRSRRRVVCSSMDVDRPTPFFRNRHFVPQFAAAQANPAMPRRTGWYFKVERDPDELGYVIESWFTGRTGAPIRWRRRVPLSHFPDVNLYEPLNLQSEAAAVPLGDVLFASFFGELAQAWRHTEEMRYTRVDLEIHPEELRTRPWEVMRDTDDTWRFSANEQPGVRFGDSATGSWRPPPLPAPVRLLVVVGDDTPLETVYDKLEAIYRGLRGAPCGWQVDVLSRQLPDVTEHDPHIVHYIGTQQPSTVRWRPHLTVVDTQSAAVLRERLLGENSAAVIYNQDLLTPAESACFVEEFYRALTQGEPIDRAMAFARRAMRADSSAGTTGWAVPVLECAMNPALVFRQAWRADLRALLDKDPAFGGVFTFVGRAAELNRLHNRLERGPGDSDLLFLTGERGIGKTALLMCCVARLTLNQQPVVYLRFDARAVGGSTAFVREFAQIARWWLEDPRAKERCEQLENRIMRTPADAYEALRACLADLGRLRPLVVVLDDLSIAASAAELTQSILTPAATNQLPGVRLVVAGPSEPWEVLAGGVFTADRVLELRNFRKEDAPLLVREYLAKAEPPHPDPARWPKFRSMMLDWATEQRWSRGLSPSRLVEAARAFTDSPTGRLPHFD; this is encoded by the coding sequence GTGACAGCCGTCGGCAGACTGGTGCGCGCCCTGGTCGCCTGCGACCTGGGCGAGGACGTCGACGTCGACATCCTCAGGGACGCGCTGTGGATGGCCGTCCTCGTGCACGACGAGGAATCCGGCAAGAAGGCCGAACCGGTTGCCCCGCCGGCGAAGCAAGCCGCGCCGAGCCCGGCCGTCCCGCAGGAGACCCGGCCGCCGAAACCACGCGACGAGCCGCGGCGGCCAGTCGTCGACGAAGCCCCGGACCCCACAGTGGACGTCTACCCGGCCGTGGCAGGCGTGGACACCGACGTGCGGACGAACGCGGCCTCCTCGGTGCCGTTGCCCGCACCGGCGGCGTTGCCGGACACCTTGGCGTTCTCCCGGGCCTGGCGGCCGTTCCGGCACGCGACGAAACCCGGGCGCAGGGAAGTTCTCGACGTGGACGCCACGATCCGGGCGACCGTGGAGGCCATGGGGCAGCTGCAGCCGGTGATGCGCCGCACGCCTGAGCCGTTGTTCCGGGCGCATGTCCTGGTGGACAGCGGTTCCAGCATGACGATCTGGGACAAACCGCTGCGCGGCTTCGTCGACGCGATGCGCCGGACGAACGTGTTCAGCTCCGTCGAGTACTGGGAACTGTCCACCACCGACGGCCTGCCGACGCCCGTGCGCGCAGCGACCGGCCGCCGTGTCCTCACCCCGCCGTGGACCCAAGCAAGCAGCAAGGACATCGTGCTGGTGGCAACCGAAGCACGAGAAGCACACTGGCGTTCAGCACAGTGGTGCCGCGCGGTGTTGTCGTGGGGAAACCACGCGTTGCTCGCGTTCGTCAATCCGTTGCCGCCGCGGTGGTGGAGCCGTACAGCGTTGCCCGCGCACACGGTTCGCGTCAAAGCAGACCCCGGTGCAGCGACGAATTTGGCGCTCAGCGCCCGTGCACCACGCCGGATGCGTTCCAGCACAACGGGCACGCCGGTCCCTGTCCTCACGTTGGCGGCCACGGACGTTCAAGCCTGGTGCCACACGATGGTGGACGCGCATCCGGACGGGGCCCTCGGCGTGTTGCTCACCGACGACAACGCGTCCGTCCGGGAGCGTCCCGCCACGGGCGCAGACGCGGTGGCGGGGTTCCGGCGGTTGGGCAGTCCGTCCGCGTGGCGTCTCGCGGTTCTGTTGTCCGCCAGCGATGTCCACGTACTGGAAACAATGCGCCTGGTCCAGGACAACCTCGCGGCGGACAGCACCATCGCCGACCTCGCGCAGGTGCTCGCCAGCGGCCTGCTGACCGAACACCGCCCCGGCGCGTTCCGGTTCAGCCCCGACGCACAACGACTGCTGCACGCGGAATTGCTTTCGTATGACGCGTATCGCGTGGCTCGATGCCTCCGGGACAGTTTCGAACGGGAACTCGGTGCGAACGCCCTGCGCGTACTGATCGAGGACCCGAGCGGTGTGGAACACCTCCCCGATCGCCTGGGTGTACTGGGTAGCGCGAGTCTCAGTGCGTTGCGTGCCTTGGGTGTCCCTGCCGTCCGACCGCCGCAGAGCAGGGGCCGCCGTGTGCTGTACACGTTCCCCTTCGGGGAGGAGGCCGCCAAGGATACCCGCCGGCTGGCGAATCTGCTGGCCCCCATGGGTTATGAGGTATTGGCAGCGCATCCGAGCAGAATCGCCGAAATAGCCGCTGTCATGGGCGCCCGTGACATCGTCATCCTCTACGTGGCGGGCGTCGACGCGCTGCCGGAGTACGTCGCGACCACCGCACAGTCATTCGGCCGGAACACACGTGCACACGTCCTCGTCATCGCCGACGTCACCACGGAATCCACGGAGCTCGACTGGGACGCGGCCATGCGTGCGGCTGCCTACCAGGGCACCAACCCGAACCGCTGGTCCATGGTGACCGTGGGCGATCCCGCCGAGCCAGGTCGCCGCTTCGTCGATGCCATGCAGCACGTCCTCGCGGATCCGGGCGTTGGCGACACCAACGAGTTCCTTGGCCTTGCGGAGATGACGACCAGGATCAACGCGTACTTCGACGGCGTGCGATCGAGGCGACGCGTCGTTTGTTCGTCCATGGACGTGGATCGGCCCACGCCGTTCTTCCGCAACCGCCATTTCGTGCCCCAGTTCGCTGCCGCACAGGCGAATCCCGCCATGCCGAGGAGAACCGGCTGGTACTTCAAGGTCGAGCGCGACCCCGACGAGCTGGGCTACGTCATCGAGTCGTGGTTCACCGGCAGGACAGGCGCGCCGATCCGGTGGCGGCGACGGGTGCCCTTGAGTCACTTTCCCGATGTCAACTTGTACGAGCCGCTCAACCTGCAGAGCGAGGCCGCGGCCGTACCGCTCGGCGATGTTCTGTTCGCGTCGTTCTTCGGTGAACTGGCCCAAGCATGGCGGCACACCGAGGAAATGCGTTACACCAGGGTGGATTTGGAGATCCACCCCGAGGAACTGCGGACACGGCCGTGGGAGGTGATGCGGGACACCGACGACACCTGGCGGTTCTCGGCGAACGAACAGCCCGGCGTCCGTTTCGGTGACTCCGCGACCGGCTCGTGGCGGCCTCCGCCCCTCCCGGCTCCCGTGCGTCTCCTCGTCGTCGTGGGTGACGACACGCCACTTGAAACGGTCTACGACAAGCTGGAAGCGATCTATCGGGGCCTGCGTGGCGCGCCTTGCGGCTGGCAGGTGGATGTGCTGTCTCGCCAACTGCCCGACGTGACCGAGCATGATCCCCATATCGTGCACTACATCGGAACCCAGCAACCGTCCACTGTCAGGTGGCGGCCACACCTGACAGTGGTCGACACGCAGTCAGCCGCGGTACTGCGCGAGAGACTCCTCGGCGAGAACTCGGCGGCCGTCATCTACAACCAGGACCTTCTCACACCCGCGGAAAGCGCGTGTTTCGTGGAGGAGTTCTACCGGGCGTTGACGCAAGGGGAACCGATCGACCGTGCGATGGCGTTCGCGCGGCGGGCGATGCGGGCGGACTCCTCCGCGGGCACGACAGGGTGGGCAGTGCCGGTGCTGGAGTGCGCGATGAATCCCGCACTCGTGTTCCGGCAGGCGTGGCGCGCCGACTTGCGCGCGTTGCTGGACAAGGATCCGGCGTTCGGTGGCGTGTTCACCTTCGTCGGGCGGGCAGCAGAGCTGAACCGGCTGCACAACCGCCTTGAACGCGGCCCCGGCGACAGCGACCTGCTTTTCCTGACCGGGGAACGCGGGATCGGCAAGACCGCTCTGCTGATGTGTTGCGTCGCCCGGCTCACGCTCAACCAGCAGCCGGTCGTCTACCTCAGGTTCGACGCACGGGCGGTCGGCGGCTCGACGGCTTTCGTCCGGGAATTCGCCCAGATAGCCAGGTGGTGGCTCGAAGACCCGAGGGCAAAGGAGCGCTGCGAACAGCTCGAGAACCGGATCATGCGCACACCTGCCGACGCCTACGAGGCACTCCGGGCCTGCCTGGCCGACCTCGGGCGGTTGAGGCCGTTGGTAGTCGTGTTGGACGACCTCTCGATTGCCGCCAGTGCCGCGGAACTCACCCAGTCGATACTCACGCCGGCCGCCACCAACCAGCTACCGGGGGTTCGACTTGTCGTCGCCGGACCCTCGGAACCATGGGAGGTCCTCGCGGGCGGCGTGTTCACCGCCGACCGGGTGCTGGAGCTCCGGAACTTCAGGAAGGAGGACGCGCCTCTCCTGGTGCGCGAGTACCTCGCCAAGGCCGAGCCTCCCCACCCGGATCCCGCGCGATGGCCGAAGTTCCGCTCGATGATGCTCGACTGGGCAACCGAGCAGCGGTGGAGCCGGGGGTTGTCGCCGAGCCGGCTCGTCGAAGCGGCCAGGGCGTTCACGGACAGCCCGACCGGCCGGCTGCCGCACTTCGACTAG
- a CDS encoding TetR/AcrR family transcriptional regulator: MSTAGETPATGRPRSETARQAVLHAVDNMLVEQGYAAMTMKGIAERAGVGKQTVYRWWSSKAEILHEAATLDASHELASPAAADSPSDLAAYAETLVTFLTTSHAGLAYRALVGEAQHDPKVAELISASDLVKPSARAVIQRAVERGDLPASTDMEDAIAELVGPILYLVLRNAPARSRGHWRRYAQRFLDGRRS, translated from the coding sequence ATGAGCACAGCAGGCGAGACGCCCGCCACCGGCCGTCCACGCAGCGAGACCGCGCGCCAGGCCGTGCTCCACGCCGTGGACAACATGCTCGTCGAGCAGGGATACGCGGCGATGACCATGAAAGGCATCGCCGAACGAGCCGGGGTCGGCAAGCAGACGGTCTACCGGTGGTGGTCGTCCAAGGCCGAGATCCTGCACGAAGCCGCCACACTCGACGCCTCGCACGAACTGGCCAGTCCCGCTGCCGCGGATTCCCCGTCGGACCTGGCGGCGTACGCGGAGACCCTCGTCACCTTCCTGACCACGTCACACGCGGGCCTGGCCTACCGGGCCCTCGTCGGCGAGGCACAGCACGACCCGAAGGTCGCCGAGCTGATCAGTGCGTCCGACCTGGTGAAACCCAGTGCCCGCGCGGTCATCCAGCGCGCCGTCGAAAGAGGCGACCTACCGGCCTCGACGGACATGGAGGACGCGATCGCGGAACTCGTCGGACCAATCCTGTACCTGGTGCTGCGCAACGCCCCGGCGCGGTCCCGCGGGCATTGGCGCCGCTACGCGCAGCGTTTCCTCGACGGCCGCAGGTCGTAG
- a CDS encoding MFS transporter, with product MTSVLSRRNGMAITATTFAFAVTMMGTTLPTPLYSIYAAKLALSPLTVTALFAVYAIGVVATLSLFGRLSDEIGRRPVLLVAVACALLSAVLFLLPPSLPVLVIARILSGLGAGLMSGTGTAAVIDLFAPERKATAGTVAIAVNAGGLATGTLLSGVLADLVADSLVVPYAVHLVLTLVAATALWTLTPRTVLNGKFRIRPHRLRVPVELRGAFTRGVLATGAGFAVAGVLTAVGALFLVRSLHLTSHTVAGFLVFLAFAGMAIGQLLGKGIAARTALPLGCAGTVVAAGFLAWALSATQLLPLLVAAVIVGMSSGLCLNAGIASTVEQAPSAHRGEISSSFFAGLYSMLAIPSIGVGVLVVLTDLRTAGLVFTGVVAVLALVIGITERATVRR from the coding sequence ATGACTTCCGTGCTTTCCCGGCGCAATGGGATGGCCATCACCGCGACCACGTTCGCCTTCGCCGTCACGATGATGGGCACCACCCTGCCCACGCCGCTGTACTCGATCTACGCCGCCAAGCTGGCGCTCAGCCCGTTGACCGTCACCGCGCTGTTCGCCGTCTACGCGATCGGTGTCGTGGCAACGCTGTCGCTGTTCGGACGGCTGTCCGACGAGATCGGCAGACGACCCGTCCTGCTGGTGGCCGTGGCCTGCGCGCTGCTCAGCGCCGTGCTTTTCCTGCTGCCGCCGTCGCTGCCGGTTCTCGTGATCGCCAGGATCCTGTCCGGACTGGGCGCCGGGCTGATGAGCGGGACCGGGACGGCCGCGGTGATCGACCTGTTCGCGCCCGAACGCAAAGCCACCGCGGGCACAGTCGCCATCGCGGTCAACGCCGGCGGCCTCGCCACGGGCACGCTGCTGTCCGGCGTACTCGCGGACCTGGTGGCGGATTCACTGGTCGTGCCGTACGCCGTCCACCTGGTGCTCACGCTCGTCGCGGCCACGGCACTGTGGACGCTGACGCCCCGGACCGTCCTCAACGGAAAGTTCCGGATCCGGCCGCACCGGCTGCGTGTGCCCGTCGAACTGCGTGGCGCGTTCACCCGTGGCGTGCTCGCGACCGGCGCCGGATTCGCGGTCGCCGGTGTGCTCACCGCCGTCGGCGCGCTTTTCCTGGTGCGGTCGTTGCACCTGACCAGCCACACCGTGGCGGGATTCCTCGTCTTCCTCGCCTTCGCGGGAATGGCGATCGGTCAACTGCTCGGCAAGGGCATCGCGGCGCGTACCGCGTTGCCCCTCGGCTGTGCCGGAACGGTTGTCGCAGCGGGATTCCTCGCATGGGCGCTGTCCGCGACCCAACTCCTGCCGCTGCTTGTGGCCGCGGTGATCGTGGGCATGTCGAGCGGACTGTGCCTCAACGCCGGAATCGCCTCGACCGTCGAACAGGCGCCGTCCGCGCACCGCGGCGAGATCTCGTCGTCGTTCTTCGCAGGCCTGTACAGCATGCTCGCGATTCCGTCGATCGGCGTCGGCGTGCTCGTCGTGCTGACGGACCTGCGCACGGCCGGGCTCGTCTTCACCGGCGTCGTCGCCGTGCTGGCCCTGGTCATCGGGATCACCGAGCGCGCGACCGTCCGGCGATAG
- a CDS encoding esterase/lipase family protein, producing MGTFRGEPVTDLVVVVPGILGSRLLKDGREVWGTTPRRLLVNLVTFGRFVKSALRIPADVDPSTVDDGVRADGLITGLTAIPGLIGMDFYDGLRDSLRRDLQLTDQQLCEFAYDWRLSCRVNGARLAAFLDEKVTRYRAGSGNTSARAVLVCHSMGGLVARWCVAKCDAASLVSKIVTIGTPHKGSMIALDAIANGVRLPREFGFDLTHLALSLPSLYELLPTYSCVGLDGAAPVKLDVPGVVDRVTALCPIDPGALTKRIESGLQFHSDLAATRTDVELICFRGAEQPTPVMATVNHTGLALSETIDGIRRGGDGVVPDDSGIPPHWMSTSAAKSAAGKHASMSNGKMLREELRVALRHAGRLMAPSSVVSARVPSVVETGASFDVEAHAVPDAQGRVPQLNLAVTVSPEVSDMTTPVTRPALRAGAGYRATLPTLPPGLYRVRIGKASPRAPEVEELDDWLVVTDKV from the coding sequence ATGGGCACTTTTCGCGGTGAACCCGTCACCGATCTCGTCGTTGTCGTCCCCGGCATCCTCGGCAGCAGACTCCTCAAGGACGGCAGGGAGGTGTGGGGGACCACGCCGCGCCGCCTGCTCGTCAACCTGGTCACCTTCGGGCGGTTCGTGAAGTCCGCGCTGCGGATCCCCGCGGACGTCGATCCATCCACAGTGGACGACGGGGTGCGCGCGGACGGCCTGATAACCGGGCTGACCGCCATTCCCGGGCTCATCGGAATGGATTTCTACGACGGGCTGCGTGATTCGCTCCGCCGGGATCTGCAACTCACCGACCAGCAGTTATGCGAGTTCGCGTACGACTGGCGACTGTCGTGCCGGGTCAACGGCGCCAGGCTCGCCGCGTTTCTCGACGAGAAAGTGACCAGATACCGGGCCGGTTCGGGAAACACATCCGCGCGGGCCGTTCTCGTGTGCCACTCGATGGGCGGGCTGGTCGCGCGCTGGTGCGTGGCGAAATGCGACGCCGCGTCGCTGGTCAGCAAGATCGTCACCATCGGGACGCCGCACAAGGGGTCGATGATCGCGCTGGACGCGATCGCCAACGGGGTCAGGCTGCCCCGCGAGTTCGGCTTCGACCTGACCCACCTGGCCTTGTCGCTGCCGTCGCTCTACGAACTGCTGCCGACGTACTCGTGCGTCGGGCTGGACGGTGCCGCGCCGGTCAAACTGGACGTACCCGGGGTTGTCGACCGCGTGACAGCGTTGTGCCCGATCGACCCGGGCGCGCTGACCAAACGGATCGAGTCCGGCCTGCAGTTCCACAGCGACTTGGCGGCCACCCGCACGGACGTCGAACTGATCTGTTTCCGGGGCGCCGAGCAGCCGACCCCGGTGATGGCGACCGTGAACCACACGGGACTGGCCCTCAGCGAGACGATCGACGGCATCCGGCGCGGCGGGGACGGCGTGGTGCCGGACGACTCCGGTATTCCTCCACATTGGATGTCCACGAGCGCGGCGAAGAGCGCGGCGGGCAAGCACGCGTCGATGTCGAACGGCAAGATGCTGCGGGAGGAGCTGCGTGTGGCGCTGCGGCACGCGGGCAGGCTGATGGCGCCGTCGTCGGTCGTGTCGGCCCGGGTCCCGTCCGTCGTCGAGACCGGTGCGAGCTTCGACGTCGAAGCACACGCCGTGCCTGACGCGCAAGGCCGCGTACCGCAGCTGAATCTCGCCGTGACAGTGTCACCGGAGGTCTCGGACATGACAACGCCGGTCACCCGGCCCGCTCTGCGCGCGGGTGCGGGATATCGCGCCACGCTGCCCACGTTGCCTCCCGGCCTGTACCGGGTCCGGATCGGCAAGGCGAGCCCGAGAGCACCGGAGGTCGAGGAACTCGACGACTGGCTCGTCGTCACCGACAAGGTGTGA
- a CDS encoding ABC transporter permease encodes MISRVLDDIVIGARLTVAGGRDSLVRLALTALGVGLGVAVLLCATAVPHMLDARGDRSAARNIITSADSAQDPLPGVDPVHVVQRNDEYRGEGVGGVLVETTGPRAPHAPGVDRLPGPGEAVLSPGLVRLLDSPEGELLRPRFTQRVIGTIGDAGLTGPNELYFYIGSGDASVLPTAHLVSEFGKQQQNRELTTLQRLLVVLGATSFLIPVIVFVATSTRLAASVRDRRLAALRLIGASGTQVRRIAAGEAFIGAIAGLFVGAGLFLLVRALVPRITVAAFGGGIFAADVRPDWLMTVVIIAGLPALAVGVAILSLRRTIIEPLGVVRQASGTRRGLWWRLLPPVAGGALVLISTDEQQVPLIAGITLLLTSVPVLLPWIVERLTRRVDGGWSPALQLAVRRLQMDSGTAARVVAGVAVVLAGSIALQAVYASADAESTPRGAGQITAGYTSATVAQVQAFEKAIHSIDGLADIPVRTRSHVTDQAGRTLDVEVLPCGGVAVRRCADGDVFYRPGAASPDWFVPASGQKVWFGDATGAPQWTLPRLGVLPSDPDAAGALVVTPGALATVTGMVLHSFVSTESPPGDTVLAENVRNAVGALGWNGSVMTLGTGKDSTYQLISRVLQIGAFITLLIAVASLIVVALEQMRERRRSLAVLTANGVPRSVLAKALLWQTGIPVAVAVVVASVAGVLLGVLLLTATGRPAAFDWTTVAAAGGTALGSVLVVTALTLPALWQATSTAALREA; translated from the coding sequence GTGATCTCCCGGGTGCTCGACGACATCGTCATCGGCGCCCGGCTGACCGTGGCCGGTGGCCGTGACTCCCTCGTCCGGCTGGCGCTGACCGCGCTCGGCGTCGGGCTCGGAGTCGCGGTTCTGCTGTGTGCGACGGCCGTGCCGCACATGCTCGACGCACGCGGTGACCGGTCAGCGGCCCGGAACATCATCACCTCGGCGGACTCGGCGCAGGACCCGTTGCCCGGAGTCGATCCGGTGCACGTCGTCCAGCGCAACGACGAGTACCGCGGCGAAGGAGTGGGCGGGGTACTCGTCGAGACGACCGGGCCACGCGCCCCGCACGCGCCGGGCGTCGACCGCCTGCCCGGTCCCGGCGAGGCCGTGCTGTCCCCCGGCCTGGTGCGGCTGCTCGACTCGCCGGAGGGTGAACTGCTGCGTCCCCGGTTCACCCAGCGGGTGATCGGGACCATCGGCGACGCCGGGCTGACCGGCCCGAACGAGCTGTACTTCTACATCGGGTCGGGCGACGCGTCCGTGCTGCCGACCGCACACCTGGTCAGCGAGTTCGGCAAGCAGCAGCAGAACCGCGAGCTGACCACGTTGCAACGGCTGTTGGTCGTGCTCGGCGCGACCTCGTTCCTGATCCCGGTGATCGTGTTCGTGGCCACCAGCACCCGGCTGGCCGCGTCGGTGCGTGACCGGCGGCTGGCGGCGCTGCGGCTGATCGGCGCGAGCGGCACCCAGGTCCGGCGGATCGCCGCCGGTGAGGCGTTCATCGGCGCCATCGCCGGGCTGTTCGTCGGCGCGGGACTGTTCCTGCTGGTCCGCGCGCTGGTGCCGCGGATAACGGTCGCGGCCTTCGGCGGCGGCATCTTCGCCGCCGACGTCCGGCCGGACTGGCTGATGACCGTCGTGATCATCGCCGGGCTGCCCGCGCTGGCGGTCGGAGTGGCGATCCTCTCCTTGCGGCGCACGATCATCGAACCGCTCGGCGTGGTCAGGCAGGCGTCCGGTACGCGCCGCGGGCTGTGGTGGCGGCTGCTGCCACCGGTCGCCGGTGGTGCGCTCGTGCTGATCTCGACCGATGAGCAGCAGGTGCCGCTGATCGCGGGCATCACGTTGCTGCTGACGTCGGTCCCGGTGCTGCTGCCGTGGATCGTCGAACGACTGACCCGGCGGGTGGACGGCGGCTGGTCGCCCGCGCTCCAGCTGGCCGTCCGGCGGTTGCAGATGGACAGCGGCACGGCCGCCCGGGTCGTCGCGGGTGTCGCGGTCGTCCTGGCCGGGTCGATCGCCCTGCAGGCGGTGTACGCCAGTGCCGACGCGGAATCCACACCGCGCGGGGCCGGTCAGATCACCGCCGGCTACACGTCGGCCACCGTCGCGCAGGTCCAAGCCTTCGAGAAGGCGATCCACAGCATCGACGGTCTCGCCGACATCCCGGTCAGGACCCGGAGTCACGTCACCGACCAGGCGGGCAGAACCCTGGACGTGGAGGTCCTGCCGTGCGGCGGCGTCGCCGTGCGGCGCTGCGCCGACGGCGACGTCTTCTACCGGCCTGGGGCTGCCTCGCCGGACTGGTTCGTCCCGGCCTCGGGGCAGAAGGTGTGGTTCGGCGACGCCACGGGCGCACCACAGTGGACACTGCCGCGTCTCGGCGTGCTGCCGTCCGATCCGGACGCTGCCGGCGCGCTCGTGGTGACCCCCGGCGCACTGGCCACAGTCACCGGTATGGTCCTGCACTCGTTCGTGAGCACGGAATCACCCCCAGGAGATACCGTGCTCGCCGAGAACGTGCGCAACGCCGTCGGCGCGCTCGGCTGGAACGGGAGTGTCATGACACTCGGCACCGGCAAGGACAGCACATACCAGTTGATCAGCCGCGTGCTGCAGATCGGTGCCTTCATCACACTGCTCATCGCGGTGGCGAGCCTGATCGTGGTGGCGCTCGAGCAGATGCGCGAACGCCGCCGCTCGCTCGCGGTGCTCACCGCGAACGGCGTGCCGCGATCAGTGCTCGCCAAGGCATTGCTGTGGCAGACCGGCATCCCGGTCGCCGTCGCTGTGGTCGTCGCGTCAGTGGCCGGTGTGCTGCTGGGAGTCCTGCTGCTGACGGCCACCGGTCGTCCCGCCGCGTTCGACTGGACGACGGTGGCCGCGGCAGGCGGCACGGCACTCGGGTCGGTACTGGTGGTCACCGCCCTCACCTTGCCCGCGCTCTGGCAGGCGACCAGCACCGCAGCGCTGCGAGAGGCCTGA
- a CDS encoding ABC transporter ATP-binding protein produces MTVPTGPPLLEADQLAKAFGPTPALTGASLRVDVGEVVAVTGSSGSGKSTLLHCLAGIVRPDSGYVGYRGRALAALPDTERSALRRTEFGFVFQFGQLVPELTFLENVALPLRLGGTPRGVAVRRAAQLLDRLYLADVAAKRPGEASGGQGQRVAVARALVTGPKVIFADEPTGALDSVTSDHVMRLLVAAAKESGAAVVLVTHDPEIADYADRAVVVRDGTVTRLEAAQPGVAR; encoded by the coding sequence GTGACCGTTCCGACCGGCCCGCCGCTGCTCGAAGCGGACCAGCTGGCCAAGGCCTTCGGGCCGACACCAGCCCTGACCGGCGCGAGCCTGCGGGTCGACGTCGGCGAGGTCGTCGCGGTGACGGGCTCGTCCGGCTCGGGGAAGTCCACTCTGCTGCACTGCCTCGCCGGGATCGTCCGGCCGGACTCCGGGTACGTCGGCTACCGGGGCCGGGCCCTCGCCGCCCTGCCGGACACCGAGCGGTCCGCGTTGCGGCGGACCGAGTTCGGCTTCGTGTTCCAATTCGGACAGCTGGTGCCGGAGCTGACATTCCTGGAGAACGTGGCGCTGCCGCTGCGGCTCGGCGGCACGCCGCGTGGTGTCGCCGTCCGTCGCGCGGCGCAACTGCTCGACCGGCTGTACCTTGCGGACGTGGCAGCCAAGCGGCCGGGTGAGGCCTCCGGCGGCCAGGGCCAGCGGGTCGCCGTCGCGCGGGCGCTGGTCACCGGTCCCAAGGTCATCTTCGCCGACGAACCGACCGGCGCGCTGGACTCGGTCACCAGCGACCACGTCATGCGGCTGCTGGTCGCCGCCGCCAAGGAATCCGGGGCGGCGGTGGTCCTGGTGACGCACGACCCCGAGATCGCGGACTACGCCGACCGCGCGGTCGTCGTGCGGGACGGCACCGTCACACGACTCGAAGCTGCCCAGCCGGGGGTGGCGCGGTGA